The Hoplias malabaricus isolate fHopMal1 chromosome 9, fHopMal1.hap1, whole genome shotgun sequence genome contains a region encoding:
- the sstr1b gene encoding somatostatin receptor type 1: MDELVGYNTTEYTTGIPFNSTIDYEDFEPESDASKIIIPSIYALVCCVGIIGNAMVIYVILKYAKMKTATNIYILNLAIADELFMLSVPFLATSAAVRHWPFGSLMCRLVLSVDGINMFTSIFCLTVLSVDRYIAVVHPIKAARYRRPTVAKVVNVCVWGLSLLVIMPIIIFADTVPAQDGGVDCNFLWPKASWSEAFVVYTFLLGFLLPVGAICLCYCLIVVRMRAVGLKAGWMQRRRSEKKITRMVLLVVAVFVLCWMPFYIVQLVSVFRQPPDPMVTQLFVILSYANSGANPILYGFVSDNFRRSFQRIVCFRWLENGLDPEQVDYYAVALRRQTTCGPQDFPKECLASDMVFRNGTCTSRTTTL; the protein is encoded by the coding sequence ATGGATGAACTGGTGGGATATAACACCACTGAATACACCACAGGCATTCCCTTCAACTCCACTATTGATTATGAGGATTTTGAGCCAGAATCCGATGCTAGTAAGATCATCATCCCATCCATCTATGCCCTGGTCTGTTGCGTGGGCATCATAGGCAATGCCATGGTCATCTACGTCATCCTCAAGTATGCCAAGATGAAAACAGCCACCAACATATACATTCTGAACCTTGCTATTGCTGATGAACTCTTCATGCTGAGCGTTCCGTTCCTGGCTACATCTGCGGCGGTACGACACTGGCCATTCGGGTCCCTGATGTGTCGGCTGGTCCTCAGCGTAGATGGTATCAACATGTTCACCAGCATCTTCTGCTTGACCGTGCTGAGTGTGGATCGCTACATTGCGGTGGTCCATCCGATCAAAGCTGCCCGCTACCGGCGGCCTACAGTTGCAAAAGTGGTCAACGTCTGCGTGTGGGGATTGTCACTTCTGGTCATTATGCCCATAATTATCTTTGCAGACACAGTCCCAGCACAGGACGGAGGAGTGGACTGTAACTTCCTCTGGCCTAAGGCTTCATGGTCTGAGGCCTTTGTGGTCTACACTTTCTTGCTGGGCTTTTTGTTGCCCGTGGGAGCCATCTGCCTGTGCTACTGCCTGATTGTGGTGCGGATGCGAGCCGTGGGGCTAAAGGCTGGCTGGATGCAGCGCCGCCGGTCAGAAAAGAAGATCACCCGCATGGTCTTGCTGGTTGTCGCAGTTTTTGTCCTCTGCTGGATGCCTTTCTACATTGTGCAGCTGGTCAGCGTATTCCGCCAGCCGCCGGACCCCATGGTAACCCAACTCTTTGTTATTCTTAGCTATGCCAACAGTGGAGCAAACCCTATCCTGTATGGATTTGTGTCAGACAACTTTCGACGGTCTTTTCAGCGAATCGTTTGCTTTCGCTGGTTGGAGAATGGACTAGACCCTGAGCAGGTGGACTACTACGCCGTGGCCCTTCGGCGGCAAACAACTTGCGGACCTCAGGACTTTCCTAAAGAGTGCTTAGCCTCTGATATGGTGTTTCGCAATGGAACTTGCACATCACGTACCACCACTTTGTGA